GCCTTCGCCGTGAGCAGCCGGATCTCGTCCTCCGGCATCTCGTGGGCACGCATCAGCGACTCGATGTCTCCGAGGTTGACCCGCTGCGGGTGCCGCTCGACGTAGCGCAGCCGCCGGCTCAGGTCCCGTGCCCGACGGCGCTCGGTGGCGGGACCGGAGGCCAGCGCACCGATGGCGCACACGACGGCGACCGTGACGAGGAGCACGACGGTGGAGACCATGAGGGTCATCTCCTGGGGTGGGATTCAGACGGGGGGACGCCCATCTCAACGTGTGTCCTACCCCGACGTCACCGGTGTCCCACTCTCGACCCTGCCGGTCTAGACCAGCAGGGTCGTCGTCCGGCTCAGTGGTACGTCGCCCGCACGGTGTCCGTCACCGGCTGCGACTGGCAGGCCAGCCGGATGCCGTCGGCGAGGTCCTCGTCGTCGAGGACGTCGTTGTACACCATCTTCACGTCGCCCTCGAGCAGGCGGACCGCACACGCCGAGCACTCGCCCTCGCGGCAGGAGAACGGCGCCGGCACCCCCTTGGACTCGAGGTGGTCGAGCATCATCGTCCCGGGCTGCCAGTCGTCGAAGGCGTAGGTCTCACCGTCGAGCTCGACCTCGAGCCGGACCGCCCCCTGCGAGGGCGCCGCGTCGGTGATCTCGTCGGGCGCGTCCTCGTCGGCCTCGGCCGAGGCGATCTCGCTCTCGCTCTGCTCGACCTGGTCGTGGTCCCCGAAGGGGTTGCCGCCGAGGGAGATGAACTTCTCCTGGTGGCGCCGCTCGCGGGGGAAGTCCAGCTCCCGCAGCGCCGCGACGGTCGCCTTCATGAACGGCGCCGGTCCGCAGACGAACGCGTCGCGGTCGACGTACTGCGCGGCGAACGCCTTGAGCTGGGCCTGGTCGGGCAGACCCTGCACCGACTCCAGCCAGTGCACGACGCTGAGCCGCTCCGGGTGGTCGGCGGCCAGGCGCCGCAGCTCCGCGGCGAAGATCACCGAGCGCTCGTCGCGGTTGGCGTAGAAGAGCACGATGCGGCCGGTCCCCTGAGCCAGGGCGGTGCGCAGGATCGACATCACGGGAGTCACCCCGCTGCCACCGGCGAGGAGCAGCAGGTCCGAGTCCAGCGACGAGGGCGTGAAGATGCCGCTGGGCGAGAGCGAGCGGATCGTCGTGCCCGGGCGCAGGTTGTCGCAGATCCAGTTGGACGCGTAGCCGTCGGCGGTCCGCTTGACCGTCACCGTCAGCGGTCCGTCGTCGTGCGGGCTCGACGACAGCGAGTAGCACCGAGCCGCCACCCCGGTCCGGTCCGAGGGCACGGCCAGGGTCAGGAACTGGCCCGGGCGGTAGCGGAAGTGCTCCTGCGCGCCGTCGGGCACGCGGAACGAGACGGAGTGCGCGTCGGCGGTCTCCTCGACCACGTCGACGACCTCGAGGTCGAAGGATTCGGTGTCCACGTGCTCAGTATCCGTCCTCGGCCCCGACGGGGACCGCTCCGTCCCGCACAGCGGCGTCGACGCTGTCCGCCAGCCGGGTGCAGCCCTGCTGCAGCCCACGTCCGGACGGGTCCGGCGCTCGTCGCGAGAGCTCGGGACAGTGCTTCCGGGCCGCGGCGTCCCACTGCACCGACGTGTGGTGCTGGCTGTTCTTCTTCACGCGCACCTCGGCGAGGCAGTCCAGGCAGGCGACGCGGGTCAGCCTGGCCGAGGTGTAGAGCCGCTGGTCCTCGAGAGTCTCGGGACGGGTGGGGAGGAAGGACGCCATCAGGCGCCCGTCTCGGCCTTGCGACGCTCGAGGTTATCGGCGACCTCCTGGTGCCAGTACTCGTTCGCCTTGGTCGTGTCGACCTCGAACTCGAACCGGTCGGTCATGTCGGGGCTCACGTCGGCCGCGTCGACGTAGAACTGCTCGTACCAGCGACGCAGCTGGTAGACGGGCCCGTCCTCCTCGCACAGCAGCGGGTTCTGCACCGGCACCTTGTTCTTCCAGATGGCGACGTCCTGCAGGAAGCCGCTGCCGAACATGTCGGCGTACTTGGTCGCGATGTACTGGGCGGTCTCCTCGTCCAGGCCCTCGGGCTTCTTGACCGTGATGCCGTACTGCAGCGTGAACGAGTCGGGCCCGGTGGGGACGTGGCAGTTGATCAGGACGACCTCGGTGCGGAAGCCCTTGTAGTCCACGTCGAGCCAGTTGATCATGTACGACGGCCCGTAGTAGGTGGCCTCGGACTTGAGGAAGAGATCCTCGTCGCCGTAGCCGCCACTGACGTCGGGGCGTCCCTTGGACTCCATGAACTGCGTGGCCCGGTGGCCCTCGAAGACGTTGCGGAAGCTGGTCGGGAACGACAGGTGCACGTAGTAGAAGTGCGCCATGTCAACGACGTTGTCGACGACCTCGCGGCAGTTCGACCCCTCGATCGGGACCACCTCCCAGGCCCAGTCGGTGTACTCGTCGGTGCCCACGCCCGGCAGCTCCGGCGGCAGGACGTCGTGGTCGGGGGCCGAGCCCTCGGCGTCGTGCCAGACCAGGAGCTGGCCGTTGCGGATGGCCGTCGGGTACTTCTGGGTGCGGGCGCGCAGCGGGACGCGACGGGCGTAGGGGATCGACTTGCACTTGCCGTCACCGCCCCAGCGCCAGTCGTGGAACGGGCAGGCGATCTCGTCGCCCTTCACCGTGCCCTGCGAGAGGTCGCCGCCCATGTGCCGGCAGAAGGAGTCGAGGACGTTGAGCCCACCCTGGGTGTCCTGCCAGACGACCAGCTGGCCGCCGAACCCGGAGACGCGGTGCGGCTTGCCGTCGGCGAACGTGCTGGCCAGGCCGAGGCAGTGCCAGCCGCGCGCGAACCGCTCCGGTGCCGTGCCCCGGTCGAGGACGCGAGGTGTGGTGGACGTCGTGGAGCCGTGTTCCGTGCCGCTCATGGTGACTCTCCAGTCGTGACGGTGGACCAAAACGAGAACAGGTTATAGTTTTCTGGCAGGTGGCGCCAGCCACACCCGCCGGTCCTCGGCGTTCTGCACCCCGATCGATTCGGAGATCTCCATGCACCTGGCTCTCGAGCCCGAGCAGCTCGCCCTGCGCGAGGAGCTGCGCGAGTACTTCGCCGCCCTGGTCACACCGGAGGTGCGCGCGGGGCTGTCCTCCGCCACCGGCGAGTTCGGCGAGACCGGCGTCTACAAGCAGGTCATCCGTCAGCTCGGCTCCGACGGCTGGCTGGGCATCGGCTGGCCCACCGAGTACGGCGGCCAGGCGCGCTCGATGGTGGACCAGCTCATCTTCACCGACGTGGCGGCCGACTTCGGGGTGCCGATCCCCTACCTGACGCTGAACACCGTCGGACCCACGATCATGCGCTACGGCACCGAGGAGCAGAAGGCCTACTTCCTGCCCAAGATCCTCGCCGGCGAGATGCACTTCTCCATCGGCTACTCCGAGCCCGGGTCGGGGACTGACCTGGCTTCGCTGCGGACCAAGGCGGTGCGCGAGGGCGACGAGTTCGTCATCAACGGCCAGAAGATGTGGACGTCGCTGATCCAGTACGCCGACTGGCTCTGGCTGGCCTGCCGCACCGACCCCGACCTGCCGCGCCACAAGGGCCTGTCGATGATCCTGATCCCCGCCGACGCCCCCGGGTTCTCCTACACGCCGGTGCACACCGTCGCCGGCGTCGGGACGAGCGCGACGTACTACGAGGACGTCCGGGTGCCGGTCAGCAACCTGGTCGGCGAGCTCAACGGCGGCTGGTCGCTGATGACCAACCAGCTCAACGCCGAGCGGGTCGCTCTCACCTCGGCCGCCCCGCTCACCCAGTCCCTGGCACAGGTGCGCGCCTGGGCGCAGGAGACCAAGAACCCCGACGGTCAGCGGGTCATCGACACCGAGTGGGTGCAGATCGCCCTCGGCCGGGCCCACGCCCGCATCGAGATGCTCACCCTCCTGAACTGGAAGCTGGCCTCCGACGCCGACCTCGGCATCGACCTCTCCCCCGCGGAGGCGTCCGCCACCAAGATCTACGGCTCGGAGCTGGCCACCGAGGTCTACCGCTCCCTCATGGAGGTCGTGGGACCCCAGGCCGGGCTCACGGCCGACTCCGCGGGCGCCGTGCTCGCCGGGCGCCTCGAGCGGTTCCACCGCTCGTCGCTGGTGATGACCTTCGGTGGCGGCACCAACGAGATCCAGCGCGACATCATCGGCTACGTGGGCCTCGGCCTGCCGGCAGCGAAGAGGTAATCAGATGGACTTCACCTTCACCCCCGAGCAGGACGAGGCGGCCGAGCTGGCCGCACGCATCCTGGGCGACCGCACCACCAACGACCGGCTCAAGCAGGTCGAGCAGGCGGGCGACCGCTTCGACCGCGACCTCTGGTCGGCCCTCGGTGACGCGGGGCTCCTCTCCCTCGCCGTCCCGGAGGAGCACGACGGGGCCGGTCTCGGGCTCCTCGAGCTCTGCCGCGTCCTCGTGGAGGTAGGACGTCGGGTCGCCCCGGTGCCGCTGGCCGTCCACGGAGCCACTGCGCTGCTGCTCGCCGAGCAGGGCACCGCCGCCCAGCAGGCCCAGTGGCTGCCGGGCGCGGCCAGCGGCGCGCGGGTGCTCAGCGCCGCCGTCTCGGAGGAGCGCAGCCACCTGCCGGCACGTCCCGTGGTCACCGCGGTGCGCAGCGACGAGGGCTGGTCGTTGTCCGGGGCCAAGACGATGGTGCGCGCCGGCGCCGCCGCGGACGCTTTCCTGGTCAGCGCCACCACCGAGGACGGCGTCGGCGTCTTCCTGATCGACGCGCGCGCCGCCGGCCTCGAGCGGACCCCGGGCCGCACCAGCGACGGCGACGTCGTGGTCCGCCTGGACCTGGACGCCGCCCCGGCCCAGGCCGTCGGCGCCCCCGGCGACGACACCGCGACGCGGCTCGGGCAGCTGCTGACGGTGACCGTCGCCGCCGAGCTGCTCGGCGTCACCGAGGGTGCCCTGCGCCTGACCGCCGGCTACGCCAAGACCCGCGAGCAGTTCGGTCGTCCGATCGGGACCTTCCAGGCGGTCTCGCAGCGACTGGCCGACGGTTTCATCGACGTGCTCGGCCAGCGCCTCGTCCTGTGGGCGGCAGCCTGGCGCCTGGCCGAGGGCCTGCCCGCCGAGACCGCGGTCGCGACCGCGAAACTCTGGGCCGCCGACGCCGCACACCGGCTGGCGCACACCACCGTGCACGTGCACGGCGGGGTCGGTATCGACCTCGATGGCGAGGCGCACCGGTACTTCACGACGGCGAAGCGCTTCGAGTTCGCCTTCGGCAGTGCCACGGAGCAGGCCCTGAGCATCGGGCGTGCGCTGGCCGCCGAGCCCGCCTGAGCGCTCGGCCGGCATTGACCCGTGCTGGCCGGAGCCCTAGATTGACGCGTGTCAACTAGAACGTGTTCCAACTAGGGGGTCCCGTGTCCGAAACCGTCCAGCAGCTGCTTCGCGAGCGCGTCGAGGACGACTCCACGGCCGTCCTGCACGGTGACCGGTCGTGGACCTGGCGCGAGCACCTGGCAGAGGCCTCGGCCGAGGCTGCCGCGCTGGTGGCGACCATCGACCCCGAGCGTCCGGCGCACATCGGTGCGCTGCTGGAGAACGGCCCCGAGATGCTCCGGGCGATGGCCGGAGCCGGGCTGGGCGGCTACGTGCTCTGCGGCATCAACACCACCCGGCGCGGCGATTCCCTCGGGGCCGACGTACGACGCGCGAACTGCCAGGTGCTGCTGACCGACCAGGCGCACCTGCCGCTGCTGGAGGGGCTCGACCTCGGTGGTGCCCGGGTCGTCGACGTCGAGTCCGAGGCGTGGGCGACCGAGGTGGCGGCCTCCGGGGAGCTGGTGCCGCATCGCGAGGCGGGCGCCATGGACACCTTCATGATGATCTTCACCAGCGGCACCAGCGGGGACCCGAAGGCCGTGCAGGTCCCCCACATCATGGTCGTCTTCGCCGGGGCCGACCTGGTCGGCCGGTTCTCGCTGACCTCGCAGGACGTGTGCTACCTGGCGATGCCGCTGTTCCACTCCAACGCGGTCGCAGCGGGCTGGGCGGTGGCCGTCACGAGCGGCGCCGCCATGGTCCCGGCGACGTTCTCCGCGTCGCGCTTCCTCACCGACGTGCGACGCCACGGCGTGACCTACATGAACTACGTCGGCAAGCCGCTGGCCTACGTGTTGGCGACACCCGCGAGCGACGACGACGCCGACAACACCCTCCGGGCAGCCTTCGGCAACGAGGCCAGCGACCACGACATCGACGAGTTCGCGCGCCGCTTCGGCTGCCGCGTCGTCGACGCCTTCGGCTCCACCGAGCTGGCCATCATCATCCAGCGCGAGGACGGCACCCCCCGGGGCTCGATCGGGAAGGGCGCCGCGGACGTCGCCATCTACGACTCCACGACCGTCACCGAGTGCGCGGTCGCCACCTTCGACGAGCACGGTGCGCTGGCGAACGCCGACCAGGCGGTCGGCGAGCTGGTCAACACCCAGGGTCGCGGCTACTTCTCCGGCTACTACAACGACCCCGTGGCCGATGACGAGCGGATGCGCCACGGAATGTTCTGGTCCGGCGACCTGGCCTACCGCGACGCCGACGGCTGGATCTACCTGGCCGGGCGTACCGCTGACTGGATGCGTGTCGACGGCGAGAACCTCGCGGCAGGCCCGATCGAGCGGATCCTCCAGAGGCTCCCGGGCCTGAGCAGGGTGGCGGTGTACGCCGTCCCGGACGCGCGGGTCGGTGACCAGGTCATGGCCGCCATCGTGCTCGAGGACGGCGCCGACCTGACCCCGGCACAGCTCGAGGGGTTCCTGGCCGCCCAGCCCGACCTCTCCCCCAAGGCCTGGCCGCGCTACGTGCGCCTCAACTCCGACCTGCCCGCCACCGCGACCAACAAGGTCCTCAAGCGGGCCCTGGTCGCCGAGGGGATCAGCGCGGCCGACGGCACCCTGTGGACGCGCGAGGAGCGCGGGCAGCGCTACTCCTGACCTCGTCGACCCGGACGTGCGTCCCTGCTACCGGCGCGCGAGGACGTACCTGAGACTCGAGAGCATGTCGACCGTGCCGTGCTTGATCTGCTTGGGCTCGTCCTCGGGGAACTCGCGCGCCGTCTCCTGCAGGGCCTTCTCCCGGTCGCCCGGATCCGCACCCGCGGCGATGAGCAGCGCCAGCTGGCCGCTCACCTGGGGAGCGGCCATCGAGGTCCCGGCCCACGTGGCGAAGCCCCGCGCCGGGACCGGGCCCCGGACCCGGCTGGCGGGCGCCGCGACGTCCACCCAGCCGCCCCAGTTGGCGAACTGGGAGACCGAGTCGCGGCCCACCGAGACCGAGGTGACGCTCAGGACGTGCTTGTTCTGAGCCGGGTAGGCCTTCTTGTCCTGGGCAGAGTTGCCTGCAGCCGCCACCACCTCGACGCCCTGGTCGTGCGCGTGCTTGATCGCCAGGTCGAGCAGGTCGGACTCGATCCGGCCCGGGGTCCCGAGGCTGAGGTTGATGATGTCCACGCCGAGGTCGGTGGCGTCCCAGATCGCCTGCGCCACGAGGTAGACGCTGCCGGCGCCGTCGCTGTCCAGGACCCGCATCGGCACGACCCGGGCATCCGGAGCCACCAGCGCGACCAGGCCCGCGACGAAGGTGCCGTGACCGAAGGCCTCGTCCACCACCCCGTTCGCGTTGCCGTCCAGGCCGCGGGCGCGGTCGACCGGCCTGCCGTCGTCGTCCACGTAGTCGTAGCCCTGGCGCAGGCGCCCCTGGAGGACGGGGTGGCGTCGGGCCACACCGGTGTCCAGCACTGCGACGGCCACTCCGGCTCCCCTGCTGATCCGGTGCACCCGGTTGAGCTTGAACTGCCGGGCCAGCGGCTGACGGAGGAACTTCCTGGAGCGTGGGCCCACCTTCTCCGGCGTTCCCGCGGGCCAGCTGTGGTAGTGGTCGTCGGCCAGCAGGGTGCGCAGGTCGGGCTCGGCGAAGAGGACGCCCGGGTGCTTCTCGATGTCGTCGGCGAGCTCCTCGACCTCGTCGTCGTCGTCCCAGTCCTCGGGGCCCGTGGGCCGGTAGAGGTAGATCTGCCGCGACGCCAGCACGTCGTCCTGCAGGCGGACCGGGAAGTCACGGGTCACGTCCTCGGCGGTGTAGCCGCTGGCCGGGTCG
This Nocardioides dokdonensis FR1436 DNA region includes the following protein-coding sequences:
- a CDS encoding ferredoxin--NADP reductase, producing the protein MDTESFDLEVVDVVEETADAHSVSFRVPDGAQEHFRYRPGQFLTLAVPSDRTGVAARCYSLSSSPHDDGPLTVTVKRTADGYASNWICDNLRPGTTIRSLSPSGIFTPSSLDSDLLLLAGGSGVTPVMSILRTALAQGTGRIVLFYANRDERSVIFAAELRRLAADHPERLSVVHWLESVQGLPDQAQLKAFAAQYVDRDAFVCGPAPFMKATVAALRELDFPRERRHQEKFISLGGNPFGDHDQVEQSESEIASAEADEDAPDEITDAAPSQGAVRLEVELDGETYAFDDWQPGTMMLDHLESKGVPAPFSCREGECSACAVRLLEGDVKMVYNDVLDDEDLADGIRLACQSQPVTDTVRATYH
- a CDS encoding Rieske 2Fe-2S domain-containing protein, which codes for MSGTEHGSTTSTTPRVLDRGTAPERFARGWHCLGLASTFADGKPHRVSGFGGQLVVWQDTQGGLNVLDSFCRHMGGDLSQGTVKGDEIACPFHDWRWGGDGKCKSIPYARRVPLRARTQKYPTAIRNGQLLVWHDAEGSAPDHDVLPPELPGVGTDEYTDWAWEVVPIEGSNCREVVDNVVDMAHFYYVHLSFPTSFRNVFEGHRATQFMESKGRPDVSGGYGDEDLFLKSEATYYGPSYMINWLDVDYKGFRTEVVLINCHVPTGPDSFTLQYGITVKKPEGLDEETAQYIATKYADMFGSGFLQDVAIWKNKVPVQNPLLCEEDGPVYQLRRWYEQFYVDAADVSPDMTDRFEFEVDTTKANEYWHQEVADNLERRKAETGA
- a CDS encoding acyl-CoA dehydrogenase family protein — translated: MHLALEPEQLALREELREYFAALVTPEVRAGLSSATGEFGETGVYKQVIRQLGSDGWLGIGWPTEYGGQARSMVDQLIFTDVAADFGVPIPYLTLNTVGPTIMRYGTEEQKAYFLPKILAGEMHFSIGYSEPGSGTDLASLRTKAVREGDEFVINGQKMWTSLIQYADWLWLACRTDPDLPRHKGLSMILIPADAPGFSYTPVHTVAGVGTSATYYEDVRVPVSNLVGELNGGWSLMTNQLNAERVALTSAAPLTQSLAQVRAWAQETKNPDGQRVIDTEWVQIALGRAHARIEMLTLLNWKLASDADLGIDLSPAEASATKIYGSELATEVYRSLMEVVGPQAGLTADSAGAVLAGRLERFHRSSLVMTFGGGTNEIQRDIIGYVGLGLPAAKR
- a CDS encoding acyl-CoA dehydrogenase family protein; this encodes MDFTFTPEQDEAAELAARILGDRTTNDRLKQVEQAGDRFDRDLWSALGDAGLLSLAVPEEHDGAGLGLLELCRVLVEVGRRVAPVPLAVHGATALLLAEQGTAAQQAQWLPGAASGARVLSAAVSEERSHLPARPVVTAVRSDEGWSLSGAKTMVRAGAAADAFLVSATTEDGVGVFLIDARAAGLERTPGRTSDGDVVVRLDLDAAPAQAVGAPGDDTATRLGQLLTVTVAAELLGVTEGALRLTAGYAKTREQFGRPIGTFQAVSQRLADGFIDVLGQRLVLWAAAWRLAEGLPAETAVATAKLWAADAAHRLAHTTVHVHGGVGIDLDGEAHRYFTTAKRFEFAFGSATEQALSIGRALAAEPA
- the fadD1 gene encoding fatty-acid--CoA ligase FadD1; its protein translation is MSETVQQLLRERVEDDSTAVLHGDRSWTWREHLAEASAEAAALVATIDPERPAHIGALLENGPEMLRAMAGAGLGGYVLCGINTTRRGDSLGADVRRANCQVLLTDQAHLPLLEGLDLGGARVVDVESEAWATEVAASGELVPHREAGAMDTFMMIFTSGTSGDPKAVQVPHIMVVFAGADLVGRFSLTSQDVCYLAMPLFHSNAVAAGWAVAVTSGAAMVPATFSASRFLTDVRRHGVTYMNYVGKPLAYVLATPASDDDADNTLRAAFGNEASDHDIDEFARRFGCRVVDAFGSTELAIIIQREDGTPRGSIGKGAADVAIYDSTTVTECAVATFDEHGALANADQAVGELVNTQGRGYFSGYYNDPVADDERMRHGMFWSGDLAYRDADGWIYLAGRTADWMRVDGENLAAGPIERILQRLPGLSRVAVYAVPDARVGDQVMAAIVLEDGADLTPAQLEGFLAAQPDLSPKAWPRYVRLNSDLPATATNKVLKRALVAEGISAADGTLWTREERGQRYS
- a CDS encoding S8 family peptidase, coding for MSTSPQTRRLSVATALAAAVLAASGTALPLSAASPAAPGSPDSKADPEDVQGADIVVKLDPASGYTAEDVTRDFPVRLQDDVLASRQIYLYRPTGPEDWDDDDEVEELADDIEKHPGVLFAEPDLRTLLADDHYHSWPAGTPEKVGPRSRKFLRQPLARQFKLNRVHRISRGAGVAVAVLDTGVARRHPVLQGRLRQGYDYVDDDGRPVDRARGLDGNANGVVDEAFGHGTFVAGLVALVAPDARVVPMRVLDSDGAGSVYLVAQAIWDATDLGVDIINLSLGTPGRIESDLLDLAIKHAHDQGVEVVAAAGNSAQDKKAYPAQNKHVLSVTSVSVGRDSVSQFANWGGWVDVAAPASRVRGPVPARGFATWAGTSMAAPQVSGQLALLIAAGADPGDREKALQETAREFPEDEPKQIKHGTVDMLSSLRYVLARR